CTGGTCGCCATCCGGATTGCCCGGCAGGCCACGGCCACGCAGGCGCAGCTTGCGCCCGGCATCGGAATCGGCCGGAATCTTCAGCTCCACCGCACCGCCCAGGGTCGGCACGCTGATGCTGGTCCCCAATGCGGCCTGCCACGGTGTGACCGGCAGCGTATAGAGGATGTTGCGGCCATCGACCTCGAACTGCGGGTGCGCGGCGTACTCCACTTCCAGCAGCAGGTTGCCGCCATGATTGCCCTGCCCGGCCAGCCGTATCACCTGGCCCGGACGGATGCCCTTGGGCACGCGCACGTCCAGCTGCTTGCCGTTGACGGTGATGCGCAGGCTGTCACCGTTGTAGGCCGCCTCCAGCGGTACCGACAGCTTGGCGCGGGTATCGCGATTGGGCGCATGGCCCTGGCTGCTGAAGCCCGGCCCGGGACCAGCGCCGCCACCGCCACGCTGGCGCGCGAACAGGCTTTCGAAGAAGTCGCTGAAGCCGCCGTTGGGGCCGCCGCCGCCGAACACTTCCTCGAAATTGAAGCCCCCGGCGCCGCCGTAGTTCGGCGGCACGTTGAACTCCTCGCCCGGGCGATAGCCCTGCGCGCGCAGCTGGTCGTAGGCCGCGCGCTTCTCCGGATCACGCAGCGCCTCGTAGGCCTCGTTGACCGCCTTGAACTTGTCTTCGGCCCCGGCCTCCTTGCTGACGTCCGGGTGGTACTTGCGTGCCAGCCGGCGGTAGGCGGTCTTGATCTCCGCCTCGCCCGCGCTCGGTTCCACCCCCAGGGTGGCGTAGTAATCCTTGAATTCCATCCATCTACCTCGATTCGCTTCGGCCGCGCCGGTGGCGCCGCCCCGGGTTCATTCTACGCGCCGGCGATGCTACGCCGCCCCTCGTGCGGCCCTGGTGAGGCCGACTGATCCTGCGCAATGCGGCTGCCATCCCCATGCCCCAGGCTGTGACTGGAAGCCTGCCCCGCCAGGCCTGAAGATGGGGCCTGCACGCCGGTTTTCCAATGTCTTGACGCCCCTGTCCCACGCCGGCCTCTAGCCTGCCCCTGCAAGGAGTCCACCATGACCATCCACGTTGGCGACCGCATTCCGGAAGTGACCCTCAAGCGCATCCGCGAGGGCATCGAAACGCTCGATACGCATTCGCTGTTCGACGCGCGCAAGGTGGTGCTGTTCGCCGTGCCCGGTGCGTTCACCCCCACCTGTTCGGCCCGTCACCTGCCCGGCTACGTCGAAAAGTTCGAGGCCTTCCGCCAGCGCGGCATCGACGTCTACTGCGTGGCGGTCAACGATCCGTTCGTGATGAAAGCCTGGGCCACCGACCAGCACGTGCCCGACGGCCTGCTGATGCTGTCCGACGGCAATGCAGAACTGACCCGCGCGCTCGGCCTGGAGCTCGACGCCAGCGCCTCGGGCATGGGCATCCGCTCGCGTCGCTTCGCGCTGTACGTGGTCGATGGCGTGGTGCGCGCCGCCTGGGTTGAACAACCCGGCCAGTTCGAAGTCTCTTCAGCCGAGTACGTGCTGGAGCACCTGCCCACCTGATTCTCCACCGCAAAAGGAAACGGCCAGCCATGTCCAGCAAGCCAGCCAAAGCCCCCAAGCCCGCCGCGAAGGTTCCCGGCATCAGCGACCGCAAGACCCTGCGTGATCGCGCCCGGCGCAACATCGAGGATGGCGCGATCACCGACAGCTACAGCGCCGACCGCAAGGTGGTGATCAAGCTGCTCAACGACGCGCTGGCCACCGAGTACGTCTGCGTGCTGCGCTACTACCGGCACTATTTCATGGCCAAGGGCATGCTGGCCGATGCGGTGAAAGCCGAGTTTCTCGAGCATGCACAGCAGGAACAGGCGCACGCCGGCAAGCTGGCCGAGCGCATCGTCCAGCTCGGCGGCGAACCTGATTTCAACCCCGATACGCTCACCGCGCGTTCGCATGCCGAGTACAAGGAAGGCAGCGACCTGCGCGACATGGTGCGCGAGAACCTGGTGGCCGAGCGCATCGCCATCGACAGCTATCGCGAGATGATCAACTTCATCGGCGACCGCGACACCACCACCAAGCGCATCCTTGAGGAAATCCTGGCGCAGGAAGAGGAACACGCCGATGAATTCGCCGACCTGCTGGATGGGTGGATCGGGGAATAGCGGTTACGCCAAGGGCTCGCGGCCATCTACGGTGTTGTAGGGCCGAGCCCATGCTCGGCTTACCTCTGCATGCACGTCGCAGGAGCAGCCGAGCATGGGCTCGGCTCTACAACAGCGTGGCAGACATACGGGACGTGCCAACCAAGGTTGGCACCTACCGGAGTACGGTGAACCGCACCTGCGTCCACGCGCCGTCGGCCGCCAGTGCGGTCAGGGCATGCGCGCCCGGTTCGGCGAACTCGCGCTGCATCAACTGCGCACCATGAGTCTGCGCGATCCAGCGACCGTCCAGCAGCCAGTCCACCGTCTGCTCGCTGCCCAGCGCGCGCAGCTGCAGGCGTACGCCATGTTCGGCGTTGGGTGCACGCGCCAGTACGGCGCCATCATTGAGGCCATCGATGTGCAACGCGACGCTGGCCTCACGCCCATCATCACGGCAGTCCGGCGACAGCGCCGGCAGCTGGGAGGCCTCGCGCGTGGCCTTGGGCAGCCACGGTGACAGCAACGCTGGCCAGCGCGCGATCTCGCGCGCGACTTCTTCGTGCGGCAAGCGGCAATCGGCTGACACGCGCAGACCGCTGCGGGCGTCTGCCAGGAAACGCTGCCGCCCCGGCTGCCAGCGTCGTGCCTCGCGCTCGGGGAAGGTCGGCGGTGCTGCGCCATCGAGCAGGTAGGCCGACATCCTGCGCTGGCAGAGCGCAGCAGACAGGTCTTCGGCACGCTCACCGGTCGGCCAGCAGACGTCTTCCTGGCTGACGCTGGCCGGCATCGGCGCGGACGCCGAGTCACCGCGTTGGCGTGGCAGGCTGTCCACCACCTCGAACATCAGTGGCAGCGCGGTGACCGCGCCGTACTGGCCCGGCAGAGGCGTGCCGTCCGGCCGGCCCACCCACACGCCCACGGTGTAATGGCGGGTACTGCCGATGGCCCACGCATCGCGGTACCCGTAACTGGTGCCGGTCTTCCACGCCACGCGCGGGCGGCCACCGACATCGAACGTACCGACGCTGTACCCCGGGCGCGGATTCGATTCCAGCATCTCGCGCACGATCCAGCTTGCGCCGGGCGAAGCGAGACGTCGCTCGATCATCGGCTCGTCATCGGTGTAACGCACGCGCCCGGCGATGCCATTGCGGTTGAGCGCGGCGAACGCGCCGACCAGATCTTCCAGCCGCGCGCCGGTGCCGCCCAGGATCAACGACAGGTTGGGCGTGCTGCCCGGCGGAAAGCGCAGCTGGATGCCGGCATGCGACAGGCGTGCGGCAAAGCGCGCGGCCCCGACCCGCTGCAACAGGTCCACCGACGGCACGTTGAGTGACAGCCGCAATGCGCTGGAGGCGCCAACAGGCCCATTGAAGGCCATATCGAAATTGCCCGGGCGATAGCTGCCGAAACTCTGCGGCGCATCGACCAGCAGGCTCTCCGAATGGATCAGGCCATCATCCAGTGCCATCGCGTAGAGAAATGGCTTGAGCGTGGAGCCGGGCGAACGCCAGGCCTGCACCATGTCCACGTGGCCAAGCCGCTGGCGGTCGCCAAAGGACAACGTACCGACATAGGCACGCGCCTGCAGGGTCTGGTTGTCGACCACCAGCAGCGCGGCCGAGGTACGCTCGGGCAGCGTCGAGAAATAGCTGGCCACGCGCTCTTCCAGCGTGCGCTGCAGGCCGATGTCGATGCTGCTCTGGATGCGTGCCTGGCCCGGATGCGCCGAATGCAGGCGCTGCGCCAGCAGCGCGGCATGCAGCGGCGGCCGCAGCGAGCGCGCCACCACGTTCTCGATGCGCGCGTCTTGCACCTCTTCCGGTGTCCACGCGCCCAGTTCGGCCATGCGGGTCAGCACCTTGTCACGCGCCTTCTGCGCCGCTTCCGGGTGACGATCCGGGCGCAGCCGGCTCGGTGCCTGCGGCAGCACCGCCAGCAACGCGGCTTCGGCATGCGACAGCTGCGCCGCCGGCTTGCCCAGATAGGCCCAGCTGGCCGCTTCCACGCCCTCGATGGTGCCGCCGTAGGGCGCGCGCTCCAGGTACAGGGCCAGGATCTGCTGCTTGCTCAGATGCACTTCCAGCTGCACCGCGCGCAGCATCTGCTTGAGCTTTCCCCAGGGCGTGCGCGTATGCGGATCGAGGATGCGTGCGACCTGCATGGTCAGGGTCGAGCCACCGGAGACGATGCGGCCGCCGCGCAGCAGCTGGCCGCTTGCCCGCAGGATCGCCAGCGGATTGATGCCCGGATGGCGCCAGAACCAGCGGTCTTCGTAGGTCAGCAATGCCTGCAGGTACAGCGGCGAGACGCTGTCGATGGAAGCCGGATAGCGCCACACGCCCTCGGCATCGGGGAACGCACGCAGTGGTGTGCCGTCTGCAGCCACCACCAGGGTGCTGGTGTCGCGCTGCTTCGGCAAGGGTGGCGGGAAGGCGAAATCCAGCACCAGCAGCAGCGCCAGCAGCGCCGCGGTACCCCAGCGCAGCCACGGCCACAGCGGCTGCAGCCGGCGGCGCAGGGCCGCCAGCCGGTTTTTCATTGCGTCTTTCATTGCACATTGCCCGCAGGACGGGCCGCGCCTGCGCGGCCCATCCGTGGGATCACGGCTGCACCACCGTGATCGTGGTCGGGTTGCTGCGGCCAACGCCACGCAGCTGCGGCCGGTACATGTCCTCCACCAGCGGCGGCGGCACCGAGTAGGTACCCGGGGTCACCGCACGCACCAGGTAGAACACGTTGGCCTTGCTGCCACGCGAGAGCTTCAGCGCGGCCACGTAGCGATCGTCGCGGAACTCTTCGTGCTTGGTATCGGCTGCTTCACTGCGGTCGCTGATGGTGATGCCATCGACCACCACGTCAGCCCACTGCTTGGCATCACCGAGGTTGAAGTTCTCGATCTCCAGGCCCGCCGGCAGCAGGTCGGTCAGCAGCGCATCCGGCATGGTGGTGTCGGCAGTGACGGTGACGCGCACGATCAGCGCTTCGCCTTCCTTCAGCGGGCGCGGCGTCCACGGCTTGCCATCGGTGCCGAAGTAGCTGCGTTCAACACCCAGCACGCTGTTGTCCGGCGCCGGTGCGCTGCGCGGGATGCCGGCCACGTCGATGCTGGCAAACATCGGCGGCTGGCCCTGCGGGGTGAAGCGCACGCCGCTGGCCAGTTCGGTGGCGCTGAAGTTGCGGCCGAATAGTTTGCGCTCGCCGATGGCTTCGCTGTTGCCGCCGATCACCAGCTCACCGGCCACCAGCGCCTTCTGGTTGGCAGCCAGCGCCTTGCCGAGGCGGGCGATCGCCACCTGTTCCTGCGTGCTCAGCCACATCCAGCCGGCATTGCGGCGCGCATCCAGGCCACGGCCGAGATCGACGGCACGTGCGTCCCAGGCGGGCTTGGCCAGCTTGTTCTCGTGCGTCAGCGCGATCATCAATGCGTCATCGCGGATCGCGCTGCCGTAGTCGCCGAAGTACGACGGGCGCTCGCTGCTGGACTTGGCGAACGCCGCCGCCAGTGCCGCCTGGCCACGCTTGGCATCGCCCTGCAGCGACAGCGCCACACCCAGATGGACCAGCGACAGGCCACCAACCGCCTTGCTGCGCTCGTTGTCATACAGCGTGCGCAGGGTGCCCAGCGGTGCGCGGTTGACCCGCGCCAGCACGTAACCCGAATACGCCTGGTTGGCGAACTTCAGCTTCTCGCGGTCATCCTGGCCGTAGAACTGGTTGCCGCCGGACAGCAGATCCTCGCTCAGGCGGTTGAGCGCCTTCTGCAGCACGTTGTCGGGCACGGCGAAGCCGGCGTCCTTGGCATCGAGCAGGAACTCGGTGATGTACGGGGTCAGCCACGGGTTCACGTAACCGTCGTCACCCCACATCGAGAAGTTGCCATTGGCTACCTGCATCGACGCCAACCGACCGAACGCGCCTTCCATGCGTTCGCGGCGTGTCTTTGCATCCAAGCCATCGGCGCCGAGCATCGACGACGTCGCCTGGTCCAGGATCAGCGCGGCGTAGCCCTTGCTGGTGGTCTGCTCGGCACAGCCGTAGGGGTAGTTCAACGCGCCCTGCAGGGCGCTGGCGAACGGAATCGGCGGCAGCGGGCTGACCAGCAGCCGTGCGTTCACCGACTCGGACATCAGGCCCTCGGTCAGGCTGTTGTCGAGGCTGACCGCGGCCAGCGGATCCAGCGTGCGCACCTGCGAACGCAGCACCTGTGGCCACGCCGCACGTACCGGCAGGTCATAGCGGCGATCGGCCCTGAAACCATTGCCATCGACCCGCACGCGCACCTTGGCCACGCTGTGGCCCTCGCGCGCCGACAGCGGGAAGCTGAGCGTGCTCTTGGCATCGGCGTTCAACTGCACGCTGCGCGTGCCTTCAGCCAGTGCCAGCGGGCCCTCGGTCTCCACCCGCACGTTGAACGCACCCGGCTTGCCGGTGAAGTTCTGCACGTCCAGGGTGACGGTGCTGCGGTCGCCCGGGGCGAGCACGCGCGGCATGCTGGCTTCGGCCAGGATCGGGGCACGCACCACGGTTTCCACATCGCGCTTGCCGTACTGGTCATCGCTGTAGACCAGCGCCGATACCCGCAGCGTGCCGTTGAAGTCCGGCACCTTCAGGCGGATGCGGGCATTGCCCTTGGCATCCAGTTGCACCGGGCCGGAGAACAGGTCCACGGTCTGCACGCGTGCGGTCGGGCGCTTGGCCTGCGGAAGTGCCTGCAGCGCCATGTCGCCGCCGAACTTCAGCTTGCCGGCGCCGCCGTCGAAGCTTTCGATCACCCGGCTGTAGATGTCGTAGGCATCGATGCCGAGGCGACGCTGGGCGAAGAAGTGCGCGCCGGCATCGGGCACCGGGAAACGGGTGATGTTGAGGATGCCCACGTCCACCGCCGAGACGGTGACGTGCGCCATCTTGCCGGCCAACTGTGGTGCGCTGACCGTCACCGGCAGGTCCTGCTCAGGGCGCATCTGCTTGGGCGCCGCCAGGCCGACCGCCACGGTGCGGCCCTTGCGGTCCATCGGCACATGCACCACGCCCACGGCACGGGCCGGGGTGATCTTGCTCGGCGCACTGCCACCACGGAACACCAGCGCGGTGATGTAGACGTCGTGGCGTTCCCAGTCGGCGGTGACCGGGATCTTGAAGGTCGAACCCGGCTTGGCGTCGATGTCCTGCACGTACAGCATGCGGTCGGTCTCGACCATCAGGATGCCCTTGCCGGCATGCGGCGGGGTCACCGTCACCTCAAGCGTGTCGCCTGCCTTGTAGCCGGTCTTGTCCAGGCCCAGCTTGATCTTGTCAGGGCGTGCATCCAGCCCCCGGTTGTCATCCCCCCAGCTCCAGCCCGCACGGAACGGATAGCGGCTGGTCAGACCGGTAGACGGATCGAACACGTCCACCCGGTACTCGCCCCACTCCACCGGGAAATCAAAGGCCACCGCGCTGCCGCCGGCATCGACGGTGCGCGTTTCCTTGTTCTCGAAACGGCGGGTGAAATCGTAGTCCCAACGGTTGTCGTTGAAGGTCCAGTGGTAATCGCGCAGTTCGCGCACCAGGGTGATCTTCAGACCCTTGGCCGGCTGCGGCTTGCCCGCTGCATCCACGCGCATCAGCTCGAAGCGCGCATTGCCGTTGGCATCGGCACCGTCTTCGGGATTGAACAGCGGGCGCACGCCCACCAGCGCATTGGCCGGCCACATCACCCGCTTCAGGGTGCGGGTGACGGTACGGCCGCCGGTCTCGTACAGGCTGCCGGACAGCACCACCGCGATCGGCGCCTTGGCCTTGGCCGCCTCTTCCGGCAGGGCCACGTCCTCGCGCAGCTGGCCATTGGCCGGCAGCGTGGTGTCGATCACATCCTTGGCTTCGCGCGGCAACTGCAGGGTCGGGTCGCCGAAGAAGTAGCCCGGTAGGCCTTCCACCGGCTGCTGCTCGGCGGCCACCGCCATGCGCGCCGTGAAGCGGTTGCCATCGGCGGGCGCACCGTACAGATAGGCGCCATTGGCCTGCAGGCGCAGCTCCTCGCCCGGCTTCAGCGTCTTCTGCGCGCTGTCCAGGTCCAGCTTCATGCGCTCGGGCAGGAACTCTTCGATGCGCAGTGTCATGCCCTGGATCGCTTCCTTGCTGGCCGGGTCGGTACGGAATTCCACCTGCCAGCGCCCGGTCGGCGCCTCAGCGGGGATGACCTGCTCGAAGTTGATGTAGCCCTGCTCGCCCGGTTGCAGGCGGGTCTCGCGGAAGGTCTTGCCGTCGGGCTGCTTCAGGCGCAGGAACACCGGTTGCGCCTTGACCGGCTTGCCATCGTTGTCGCGCAGCAGCGCGGACAGGCGCACGGTCTCGCCCGGGCGGTACAGGTCGCGGCCGGACCAGGCATAGACATCGAACCAGGCGTTGTCGCGGCCGGCCACGGCGAATTCGCTCAGGTCCAGCGCCGGCTGGTTGAACGGCAGGAAGCTGGTGTCCTTGCCGCTGCTGGCGACCAGCACGTGGGTGGCGTCCAGGGTGTAGTTCAGCAGCGCATTGCCGTTGCCGTCGGTGCTGCCCTTCAGCACCACCTCGCCCTTGGCATCGAGCACGCGCAGGTCGATGCCCTTCAGCGGCGCACCGTCCTTCAGGCCGGCGGTGTGCACGAACAGCTTGTCCTTGTACGCCCGGGTGTGCAGGCCGATGTCGCTGACCGAGAAGAACGCGGTATCGAACTCGCCCTCGTAGTCGCCGGTGCGCTTGAGCAGGGCGAAGTACAGGCCCGGCTCCTGCAGTTCCTTGATGTCCTGGGTCGGCAGGTAGGTCAGCACCCGCTCGTTCTGCTTGCCGCCGAGGATGAAGCGGTTGACGTAGACTGGCTCGGCCAGCTTGTTGATCGGGCTGCGCTCGTAATCGCTGCTCAGTTCCCAGCTGCCGCGGCGGCCGCCGCGCTGGTACTGGCTGAAGAAGGTCGGCAGGTCCTTCTCGCGCACGCGCAGGAACTCGACGTCGACCTCCGGCACGTTCACCGACACCACCGGCAGGCCGCGGCTGTCCTTGGCCGGCAGCACGCTGCCCTGCGAAGCGAAGCCGACCACCGGCTTCAGTTCGCCGCTGAACACCTTCTGCTTCAGTTCCTTGCCCAGGCGGCTGCCATCGGCGGCAAGCAGGTCCGGCGAGACCACCAGGCTGAACTCCTTGCCGGCCTCGACGAACGGGTAGCGCAGGGTCAGGCCGTCATCAGACAGCGTCCAGCTGCTGTCGTCGGTGCCGACCTTCTCCTCGAAGCGCACCAGCGTGTCGAAATCCTGGGTGCCGACCAGCGGGCGCGAGAACTCCAGCGCCAGCGACAGGCCGTCATTCTTCTGGTCCGGGTACGCGCGCAGCAGGGTGAACTCCTTCACCTGCTCGGCCTTGGTGGTGATGGCTTCACCGCTGGCCTTGGGCAGCTGCCCGCTGTCGTTGCGGCAGCCGGCCAGGCCCAGCAACAGGCCTCCTGCCAGCACCGCCGCCGCCCATCCCCACCGCTTCCGCCGTGCCGGACCGCTCATGTCGTCACTCCTTGATCGAGGTGGCCATTATAGGCAGGCCGCGTCAAGGTGTTGACGCGGATTCGGCAGGAATGCATCGGAACGGTAGCGCAGGGCCATGCCCGGCGGTC
This genomic window from Stenotrophomonas maltophilia contains:
- the pbpC gene encoding penicillin-binding protein 1C, with the translated sequence MKDAMKNRLAALRRRLQPLWPWLRWGTAALLALLLVLDFAFPPPLPKQRDTSTLVVAADGTPLRAFPDAEGVWRYPASIDSVSPLYLQALLTYEDRWFWRHPGINPLAILRASGQLLRGGRIVSGGSTLTMQVARILDPHTRTPWGKLKQMLRAVQLEVHLSKQQILALYLERAPYGGTIEGVEAASWAYLGKPAAQLSHAEAALLAVLPQAPSRLRPDRHPEAAQKARDKVLTRMAELGAWTPEEVQDARIENVVARSLRPPLHAALLAQRLHSAHPGQARIQSSIDIGLQRTLEERVASYFSTLPERTSAALLVVDNQTLQARAYVGTLSFGDRQRLGHVDMVQAWRSPGSTLKPFLYAMALDDGLIHSESLLVDAPQSFGSYRPGNFDMAFNGPVGASSALRLSLNVPSVDLLQRVGAARFAARLSHAGIQLRFPPGSTPNLSLILGGTGARLEDLVGAFAALNRNGIAGRVRYTDDEPMIERRLASPGASWIVREMLESNPRPGYSVGTFDVGGRPRVAWKTGTSYGYRDAWAIGSTRHYTVGVWVGRPDGTPLPGQYGAVTALPLMFEVVDSLPRQRGDSASAPMPASVSQEDVCWPTGERAEDLSAALCQRRMSAYLLDGAAPPTFPEREARRWQPGRQRFLADARSGLRVSADCRLPHEEVAREIARWPALLSPWLPKATREASQLPALSPDCRDDGREASVALHIDGLNDGAVLARAPNAEHGVRLQLRALGSEQTVDWLLDGRWIAQTHGAQLMQREFAEPGAHALTALAADGAWTQVRFTVLR
- a CDS encoding alpha-2-macroglobulin family protein produces the protein MSGPARRKRWGWAAAVLAGGLLLGLAGCRNDSGQLPKASGEAITTKAEQVKEFTLLRAYPDQKNDGLSLALEFSRPLVGTQDFDTLVRFEEKVGTDDSSWTLSDDGLTLRYPFVEAGKEFSLVVSPDLLAADGSRLGKELKQKVFSGELKPVVGFASQGSVLPAKDSRGLPVVSVNVPEVDVEFLRVREKDLPTFFSQYQRGGRRGSWELSSDYERSPINKLAEPVYVNRFILGGKQNERVLTYLPTQDIKELQEPGLYFALLKRTGDYEGEFDTAFFSVSDIGLHTRAYKDKLFVHTAGLKDGAPLKGIDLRVLDAKGEVVLKGSTDGNGNALLNYTLDATHVLVASSGKDTSFLPFNQPALDLSEFAVAGRDNAWFDVYAWSGRDLYRPGETVRLSALLRDNDGKPVKAQPVFLRLKQPDGKTFRETRLQPGEQGYINFEQVIPAEAPTGRWQVEFRTDPASKEAIQGMTLRIEEFLPERMKLDLDSAQKTLKPGEELRLQANGAYLYGAPADGNRFTARMAVAAEQQPVEGLPGYFFGDPTLQLPREAKDVIDTTLPANGQLREDVALPEEAAKAKAPIAVVLSGSLYETGGRTVTRTLKRVMWPANALVGVRPLFNPEDGADANGNARFELMRVDAAGKPQPAKGLKITLVRELRDYHWTFNDNRWDYDFTRRFENKETRTVDAGGSAVAFDFPVEWGEYRVDVFDPSTGLTSRYPFRAGWSWGDDNRGLDARPDKIKLGLDKTGYKAGDTLEVTVTPPHAGKGILMVETDRMLYVQDIDAKPGSTFKIPVTADWERHDVYITALVFRGGSAPSKITPARAVGVVHVPMDRKGRTVAVGLAAPKQMRPEQDLPVTVSAPQLAGKMAHVTVSAVDVGILNITRFPVPDAGAHFFAQRRLGIDAYDIYSRVIESFDGGAGKLKFGGDMALQALPQAKRPTARVQTVDLFSGPVQLDAKGNARIRLKVPDFNGTLRVSALVYSDDQYGKRDVETVVRAPILAEASMPRVLAPGDRSTVTLDVQNFTGKPGAFNVRVETEGPLALAEGTRSVQLNADAKSTLSFPLSAREGHSVAKVRVRVDGNGFRADRRYDLPVRAAWPQVLRSQVRTLDPLAAVSLDNSLTEGLMSESVNARLLVSPLPPIPFASALQGALNYPYGCAEQTTSKGYAALILDQATSSMLGADGLDAKTRRERMEGAFGRLASMQVANGNFSMWGDDGYVNPWLTPYITEFLLDAKDAGFAVPDNVLQKALNRLSEDLLSGGNQFYGQDDREKLKFANQAYSGYVLARVNRAPLGTLRTLYDNERSKAVGGLSLVHLGVALSLQGDAKRGQAALAAAFAKSSSERPSYFGDYGSAIRDDALMIALTHENKLAKPAWDARAVDLGRGLDARRNAGWMWLSTQEQVAIARLGKALAANQKALVAGELVIGGNSEAIGERKLFGRNFSATELASGVRFTPQGQPPMFASIDVAGIPRSAPAPDNSVLGVERSYFGTDGKPWTPRPLKEGEALIVRVTVTADTTMPDALLTDLLPAGLEIENFNLGDAKQWADVVVDGITISDRSEAADTKHEEFRDDRYVAALKLSRGSKANVFYLVRAVTPGTYSVPPPLVEDMYRPQLRGVGRSNPTTITVVQP
- a CDS encoding DnaJ C-terminal domain-containing protein, producing the protein MEFKDYYATLGVEPSAGEAEIKTAYRRLARKYHPDVSKEAGAEDKFKAVNEAYEALRDPEKRAAYDQLRAQGYRPGEEFNVPPNYGGAGGFNFEEVFGGGGPNGGFSDFFESLFARQRGGGGAGPGPGFSSQGHAPNRDTRAKLSVPLEAAYNGDSLRITVNGKQLDVRVPKGIRPGQVIRLAGQGNHGGNLLLEVEYAAHPQFEVDGRNILYTLPVTPWQAALGTSISVPTLGGAVELKIPADSDAGRKLRLRGRGLPGNPDGDQIVEIEIVAPAATDEAQKKAYRNLAKAFGETI
- a CDS encoding peroxiredoxin, which produces MTIHVGDRIPEVTLKRIREGIETLDTHSLFDARKVVLFAVPGAFTPTCSARHLPGYVEKFEAFRQRGIDVYCVAVNDPFVMKAWATDQHVPDGLLMLSDGNAELTRALGLELDASASGMGIRSRRFALYVVDGVVRAAWVEQPGQFEVSSAEYVLEHLPT
- a CDS encoding ferritin-like domain-containing protein, translating into MSSKPAKAPKPAAKVPGISDRKTLRDRARRNIEDGAITDSYSADRKVVIKLLNDALATEYVCVLRYYRHYFMAKGMLADAVKAEFLEHAQQEQAHAGKLAERIVQLGGEPDFNPDTLTARSHAEYKEGSDLRDMVRENLVAERIAIDSYREMINFIGDRDTTTKRILEEILAQEEEHADEFADLLDGWIGE